A genomic segment from Halorubrum depositum encodes:
- a CDS encoding gamma-glutamylcyclotransferase family protein: MDVFVYGTLTEPDRVAEVLDSFVFVGPATLTGLRLVEGRYPTLAPGGETAGRLLRTDETTALDEYEGVGEGLYIRENVPLDAPEGHPDRAAVYVGDPDRLDADATWPDGSSGPDGGFATRVEAYLERADVRVRLTPRKSV; this comes from the coding sequence ATGGACGTCTTCGTGTACGGGACGCTGACCGAGCCCGACCGAGTCGCCGAGGTCCTCGACTCGTTCGTCTTCGTCGGTCCGGCGACCCTGACCGGGCTCCGCCTCGTCGAGGGGCGGTATCCGACGCTGGCGCCGGGCGGGGAGACGGCCGGTCGGCTCCTACGGACGGACGAGACGACCGCACTCGATGAGTACGAGGGCGTCGGAGAGGGACTGTACATCCGGGAGAACGTCCCGCTCGACGCGCCCGAGGGGCATCCGGACCGGGCCGCAGTCTACGTGGGAGACCCCGACCGGCTCGACGCGGACGCGACGTGGCCGGACGGGTCCTCGGGTCCCGATGGGGGGTTCGCGACGCGGGTCGAGGCGTACCTCGAACGAGCCGACGTGCGGGTGCGACTGACCCCCCGAAAATCCGTCTGA
- the folP gene encoding dihydropteroate synthase: MDYHEAAGFLFDLRRFSVKPGTERVAALLDRLGNPEDDVPFVQVAGSNGKGSTARMTESILREAGLSVGLYTSPHLSALAERIRVDGLQMTEDAITGFVEEAKSWLVERAAAGEPLTFFEVVTAMAVREFARRDVDVAVLEVGLGGEYDATSAVTPVATAVTNVSLEHTAVLGDTIGEIARTKSRIAEPGAPFVTACEGEALDVVREVAGEAGAPVATVAGAGSDRDADGEGDADADSDGDDAPALSVAYDGRVSPTDAEVTLAGEVAGTYRIPLVGDHQATNAGVAVALARRTAAAVADDGESGGTEADPLPESAVRDGLARATWPGRFEVVDTAPLTVLDGAHNPAACRTLAGTLAEYDYDDLHLAYAAMHDKDHAGAASALPDAASAVTCRPALDRAEDPEVLAVALRDAGVDEVTVGDDVAAALDAAVARADPDDCVLLVGSLFAVAEARAARLRTVTPRSVGGAGGRDGSDRGAAARRALDAAGVPPDAAAARADGIDHRVLTLRLRGDRAERLAAAVRAVGGDAAIGGLGAGEGRVPGGEQVPITLGATVEEYRELLGRLRARESEGLAGVAIDIADRLGLGEGDLITERGPDSAPDYPWTDGTAVMGVLNVTPDSFHDGGRHEALADAVAGAERMVEAGVDVVDVGGESTRPGAEPVPVAEEIDRVVPTVEAVQSVPAVADGDVLISVDTRKADVAEAALEAGADVINDVTGLEDPAMREVVAEADCPVVVMHSLDAPVDPTNDPEYDDVVSDVISALRERLALADTAGIDRDRVIVDPGLGFGKSAAEAFELLDRVGEFAALDCPVLIGHSHKSMFGGVGRDPDDREHATVAATALAADRGADLVRVHDAAENRAAVDVAAAVNGALREDGTDVPGE; this comes from the coding sequence ATGGACTACCACGAGGCGGCGGGGTTCCTCTTCGACCTCCGCCGCTTCTCGGTCAAGCCGGGGACCGAGCGCGTCGCGGCGCTGCTCGACCGGCTCGGCAACCCCGAGGACGACGTGCCGTTCGTGCAGGTGGCCGGCTCGAACGGGAAGGGGAGCACGGCGCGCATGACCGAGTCGATCCTGCGCGAGGCCGGACTCTCGGTCGGGCTCTACACCTCGCCGCACCTCTCCGCGCTCGCCGAGCGGATCCGCGTCGACGGGCTCCAGATGACCGAGGACGCGATTACCGGCTTCGTCGAGGAGGCGAAGTCGTGGCTCGTCGAGCGCGCGGCCGCGGGCGAGCCGCTCACCTTCTTCGAGGTCGTCACGGCGATGGCGGTCCGCGAGTTCGCGCGCCGCGACGTCGACGTCGCGGTGCTGGAGGTCGGGCTCGGTGGGGAGTACGACGCGACGAGCGCGGTCACGCCCGTCGCGACCGCCGTGACGAACGTCTCGCTCGAACACACCGCGGTCCTCGGCGACACGATCGGCGAGATCGCCCGCACCAAGTCGCGGATCGCCGAGCCGGGCGCCCCCTTCGTGACGGCCTGCGAGGGCGAGGCGCTCGACGTCGTCCGCGAGGTCGCCGGCGAGGCGGGCGCGCCGGTCGCGACGGTGGCGGGGGCGGGCTCGGACCGCGACGCCGACGGCGAGGGGGACGCGGACGCCGACAGCGACGGAGACGACGCCCCCGCCCTCTCCGTCGCCTACGACGGGCGCGTGAGCCCGACCGACGCCGAGGTGACGCTCGCGGGCGAGGTCGCGGGGACGTACCGGATCCCGCTCGTCGGCGACCACCAGGCGACGAACGCGGGCGTCGCCGTCGCGCTGGCCCGGCGGACCGCGGCCGCGGTGGCCGACGACGGAGAGAGCGGGGGGACGGAGGCCGACCCCCTCCCGGAGTCCGCGGTCCGCGACGGGCTCGCGCGGGCGACGTGGCCCGGGCGGTTCGAGGTGGTCGACACGGCGCCGCTGACCGTGCTCGACGGGGCGCACAACCCGGCCGCCTGCCGGACGCTCGCGGGGACGCTCGCCGAGTACGACTACGACGACCTCCACCTCGCGTACGCGGCGATGCACGACAAGGACCACGCGGGCGCCGCGAGCGCGCTCCCCGACGCCGCCTCGGCGGTCACCTGCCGGCCGGCGCTCGACCGCGCGGAGGACCCCGAGGTGCTCGCGGTAGCGCTCCGCGACGCCGGCGTCGACGAGGTGACCGTCGGCGACGACGTGGCCGCCGCGCTCGACGCGGCGGTCGCCCGCGCCGACCCGGACGACTGCGTGCTGCTCGTCGGCTCGCTGTTCGCGGTCGCCGAGGCCCGCGCGGCCCGGCTCCGGACCGTGACGCCGCGGTCGGTCGGCGGGGCCGGGGGACGAGACGGGAGCGACCGGGGGGCCGCCGCGCGCCGCGCGCTCGACGCGGCCGGAGTCCCGCCCGACGCGGCCGCGGCCCGGGCGGACGGGATCGACCACCGCGTGCTCACGCTCCGGCTGCGCGGCGACCGCGCCGAGCGCCTCGCGGCCGCGGTCCGGGCGGTCGGCGGCGACGCCGCGATCGGGGGACTCGGCGCCGGCGAGGGGCGCGTCCCCGGCGGCGAGCAGGTGCCGATCACGCTCGGCGCGACGGTCGAGGAGTACCGCGAACTGCTGGGTCGCCTGCGCGCCCGAGAGAGTGAGGGGCTCGCGGGCGTCGCGATCGATATCGCCGATCGGCTCGGCCTCGGCGAGGGCGATCTGATCACCGAACGCGGTCCGGACTCAGCTCCCGACTATCCGTGGACCGACGGCACCGCGGTGATGGGCGTGCTCAACGTCACGCCGGACTCATTCCACGACGGCGGGCGTCACGAGGCGCTGGCGGACGCGGTCGCGGGCGCCGAGCGCATGGTCGAGGCCGGGGTCGACGTCGTCGACGTCGGCGGCGAATCGACCCGGCCGGGAGCGGAGCCCGTCCCCGTCGCGGAGGAGATCGACCGGGTCGTCCCGACGGTCGAGGCGGTGCAGTCGGTGCCGGCGGTCGCCGACGGCGACGTGTTGATCTCGGTCGACACGCGGAAGGCCGACGTCGCGGAGGCCGCGCTTGAGGCCGGGGCGGACGTGATCAACGACGTGACCGGGCTGGAGGACCCCGCGATGCGCGAGGTCGTCGCCGAGGCGGACTGCCCGGTCGTCGTGATGCACAGCCTCGACGCGCCGGTCGACCCGACGAACGACCCCGAGTACGACGACGTCGTGAGCGACGTGATCTCGGCGCTCCGCGAGCGGCTGGCGCTCGCCGACACGGCCGGGATCGACCGCGACAGGGTGATCGTCGACCCCGGCCTCGGCTTCGGGAAGTCGGCGGCCGAGGCGTTCGAGCTGCTCGACCGCGTCGGGGAGTTCGCCGCGCTCGACTGCCCGGTGCTGATCGGTCACTCGCACAAGTCGATGTTCGGGGGGGTCGGCCGCGACCCGGACGACCGCGAGCACGCCACCGTCGCCGCCACCGCGCTCGCCGCGGATCGGGGGGCCGACCTCGTGCGCGTCCACGACGCGGCGGAGAACCGCGCCGCGGTCGACGTCGCCGCCGCGGTGAACGGGGCGCTGCGGGAGGACGGCACCGACGTCCCCGGCGAATGA
- a CDS encoding NAD(P)/FAD-dependent oxidoreductase has translation MTDDIVDHRRLIIAGTGIAGLSAAIYAARSNNGPLLIEGDEPGGQLTLTTDVENYPGFPEGISGPQLINDMKAQAEKFGAEARNGVIEDVSKEPAGHFRVELTNGDAYTADAVIAASGASARTLGVPGEDELMGYGLSTCATCDGAFFRGEDMLVVGGGDAAMEEANFLTKFADTVYIAHRREEFRAEDVWIERVMDKVEDGEIELLLNTELTEIHGTPEDGVDHVTLVEHPNGHPTEKLEDPATADEVDEYEFDVGAVFFAIGHTPNTDFLEGTGIETDDDGYLITEGGRGGGQTRTGVEGLFGAGDVVDFHYQQAATASGMGVKAALDADDYLSERERAGELYETEVDAAAADD, from the coding sequence ATGACTGACGATATTGTCGACCACCGCCGACTGATCATCGCCGGCACCGGTATCGCGGGGCTCTCCGCGGCCATCTACGCCGCGCGGTCGAACAACGGCCCCCTGCTCATCGAGGGCGACGAGCCGGGCGGCCAGCTCACGCTCACCACCGACGTGGAGAACTACCCCGGCTTCCCCGAGGGGATCTCCGGGCCGCAGCTGATCAACGACATGAAGGCGCAGGCGGAGAAGTTCGGCGCCGAGGCCCGCAACGGGGTCATCGAGGACGTCTCGAAGGAGCCGGCGGGCCACTTCCGCGTCGAGCTCACGAACGGCGACGCCTACACCGCCGACGCCGTGATCGCCGCCTCCGGCGCGAGCGCCCGGACCCTCGGCGTCCCCGGCGAAGACGAGCTGATGGGGTACGGCCTCTCGACGTGCGCCACCTGCGACGGCGCCTTCTTCCGCGGCGAGGACATGCTCGTCGTCGGCGGCGGCGACGCAGCCATGGAGGAGGCGAACTTCCTGACGAAGTTCGCGGACACCGTCTACATCGCGCACCGCCGCGAGGAGTTCCGCGCGGAGGACGTCTGGATCGAGCGGGTGATGGACAAGGTCGAGGACGGCGAGATCGAGCTCCTCCTCAACACCGAGCTCACCGAGATCCACGGCACCCCCGAAGACGGCGTCGACCACGTGACGCTCGTCGAGCACCCGAACGGCCACCCGACGGAGAAGCTGGAGGACCCGGCGACCGCCGACGAGGTCGACGAGTACGAGTTCGATGTCGGCGCCGTCTTCTTCGCTATTGGCCACACGCCGAACACGGACTTCCTCGAGGGGACGGGGATCGAGACCGACGACGACGGCTACCTGATCACCGAGGGCGGCCGCGGCGGCGGCCAGACGCGCACCGGCGTCGAGGGCCTCTTCGGCGCGGGCGACGTGGTGGACTTCCACTACCAGCAGGCGGCCACCGCGAGCGGGATGGGCGTGAAGGCCGCGCTCGACGCCGACGACTACCTCTCCGAGCGCGAGCGCGCCGGCGAGCTTTATGAAACTGAGGTCGACGCCGCGGCCGCGGACGACTAA
- a CDS encoding DHH family phosphoesterase, with protein sequence MARRLLLGCSAVGNTLVDRSREEGVELVAITDDTGWVSTLRDRNVATVEADPTDPSAYPDHAAVVLIASDDPARNVAAAEAARERYPDAMIVAHVGTNPTAAQGSALEAVADRVVDPVEALAARVREATDADGDELPVRLLSTLRELSGPLLVVAHDNPDPDAIASAIGLARVADVVGVPADPCYGGEIAHQENRAMVNLLDLSLSTFDDIDLDDYDGVALVDHSRAGINDSLPEEYPVDVVVDHHPPRGPVAGSFVDIRPDAGATSTLIEEYLSRLGVEPERELATALLYGIRIDTKDFTRSTSIPDFEAAASLSPLADESTLERVESPSVSQETLRVLANAIEGRDVRGSTVASCVGEISDRDTLAQAAERLLDLDGVTVTFVYGYMDGVIYGSARSRGAELDVGELLRDALDPVGSAGGHATMAGAQVPLGILKEVSESESLPEVVEAFVSGRFFEALDDAPTQPTGAPPEFPTE encoded by the coding sequence ATGGCCCGGCGTCTGCTGCTCGGCTGTAGCGCGGTCGGGAACACGCTCGTCGACCGCAGCCGCGAGGAGGGCGTCGAGCTCGTCGCGATCACCGACGACACCGGATGGGTGTCGACGCTCCGCGACCGCAACGTCGCCACCGTCGAGGCCGATCCCACCGACCCGTCGGCGTACCCCGACCACGCCGCGGTCGTGCTGATCGCGAGCGACGACCCCGCGCGCAACGTCGCCGCCGCGGAGGCCGCCAGGGAGCGCTACCCGGACGCGATGATCGTCGCGCACGTCGGGACGAACCCGACCGCGGCCCAGGGGTCGGCGCTGGAGGCGGTCGCCGACCGCGTCGTCGACCCGGTCGAGGCGTTGGCCGCGCGCGTCCGGGAGGCGACCGACGCCGACGGCGACGAGCTGCCGGTCCGGCTGCTCTCGACGCTCCGCGAGCTCTCCGGTCCCCTCCTCGTCGTCGCGCACGACAACCCCGACCCGGACGCCATCGCGAGCGCGATCGGGCTGGCGCGGGTCGCCGACGTCGTCGGCGTCCCCGCCGACCCCTGTTACGGCGGCGAGATCGCCCACCAGGAGAACCGCGCGATGGTGAACTTACTCGACCTCTCGCTGTCGACGTTCGACGACATCGATCTCGACGACTACGACGGGGTGGCCCTCGTCGACCACTCCCGGGCGGGGATCAACGACAGCCTCCCCGAGGAGTATCCCGTCGACGTGGTCGTCGACCACCACCCGCCCCGCGGGCCGGTCGCGGGGTCGTTCGTCGACATCCGGCCGGACGCCGGCGCGACGAGCACGCTGATCGAGGAGTACCTCTCGCGGCTCGGCGTCGAGCCGGAGCGGGAGCTCGCCACGGCCCTGCTGTACGGGATCCGGATCGACACGAAGGACTTCACCCGGTCGACGTCGATCCCGGACTTCGAGGCGGCGGCGTCGCTGTCGCCGCTCGCCGACGAGTCGACGCTCGAACGCGTCGAGAGCCCGAGCGTGAGCCAGGAGACGCTCCGGGTGCTCGCGAACGCCATCGAGGGGCGGGACGTCCGGGGGTCGACGGTCGCCTCCTGCGTCGGCGAGATCAGCGACCGCGACACCCTCGCGCAGGCGGCCGAGCGCCTCCTGGACCTGGACGGCGTCACGGTCACGTTCGTCTACGGCTACATGGACGGGGTGATCTACGGCTCCGCGCGGTCGCGCGGCGCGGAGCTCGACGTGGGCGAGCTGCTCCGTGACGCGCTCGACCCGGTCGGCTCCGCGGGCGGCCACGCCACCATGGCCGGCGCGCAGGTTCCCCTCGGCATTCTGAAGGAAGTCTCGGAGTCAGAGTCGCTGCCGGAGGTCGTCGAGGCGTTCGTCTCCGGCCGGTTCTTCGAGGCGCTCGACGACGCGCCGACGCAGCCGACCGGCGCGCCGCCGGAGTTCCCGACCGAGTGA
- the ilvA gene encoding threonine ammonia-lyase, producing MLSLSDVHAARDRVDGVARHTPLERSRTFSEMSGADVRLKLENFQRTGAFKIRGAMNRIATLSEAEREAGVVTASAGNHAQGVALAAQRAGVDATVVMPKFAPVSKVKATRGYGASVRLEGVDYDEAQAYAHELEREEGRTYVHAFDDPVVMAGQGTLGLEIVDDCPELDTVVVPIGGGGLISGVAVAIKAQLPDVRVVGVQAEGAASAAKSLEAGEVVEIDSVDTIADGIATRAVGEETLEVMAEYVDEVVAVDDREIALALTLLLERSKTLVEGAGAVSLAAILSEAFEYDDGETVVAALCGGNIDLNRLGTVIRRGLVQMGRYLKITVDLKDRPGELERVSSIVARTGANVYAVHHDRTSRDVAVNAAELELELETDDAEHAADIVDALEADGYVVEILS from the coding sequence ATGCTGTCCCTCTCAGACGTTCACGCGGCGCGCGACCGCGTCGACGGCGTGGCGCGTCACACGCCCTTGGAGCGCTCGCGGACTTTCTCCGAGATGAGCGGCGCGGACGTCCGGCTCAAGCTGGAGAACTTCCAACGCACCGGCGCGTTCAAGATCCGCGGCGCGATGAACCGGATCGCGACGCTCTCCGAGGCGGAGCGCGAGGCCGGCGTCGTCACCGCGAGCGCGGGGAACCACGCGCAGGGCGTCGCCCTCGCGGCCCAGCGCGCCGGGGTCGACGCCACCGTCGTGATGCCGAAGTTCGCGCCCGTCTCGAAGGTGAAGGCCACGCGCGGGTACGGCGCCAGCGTCCGACTGGAGGGCGTCGACTACGACGAGGCGCAGGCGTACGCCCACGAGCTGGAGCGCGAGGAGGGACGCACCTACGTCCACGCGTTCGACGACCCGGTGGTGATGGCCGGGCAGGGGACGCTCGGGCTGGAGATCGTCGACGACTGCCCCGAGCTCGACACCGTCGTCGTCCCGATCGGCGGGGGCGGCCTCATCTCTGGCGTCGCCGTCGCGATCAAAGCGCAGCTCCCCGACGTGCGGGTCGTCGGGGTGCAGGCCGAGGGCGCGGCGTCGGCGGCAAAATCCCTAGAGGCGGGCGAAGTGGTGGAGATCGACAGCGTCGACACGATCGCCGACGGGATCGCCACGCGGGCGGTCGGCGAGGAGACCCTCGAGGTCATGGCGGAGTACGTCGACGAGGTCGTCGCGGTGGACGACCGCGAGATCGCTCTCGCGCTCACGCTCCTCCTCGAACGCTCGAAGACGCTCGTGGAGGGCGCCGGCGCGGTGTCGCTCGCCGCGATCCTCTCGGAGGCGTTCGAGTACGACGACGGCGAGACGGTCGTCGCCGCGCTCTGCGGCGGCAACATCGACCTCAACCGACTCGGCACCGTGATCCGACGCGGGCTGGTCCAGATGGGTCGGTACCTCAAGATCACGGTCGACCTGAAGGACCGCCCCGGCGAGTTGGAGCGCGTCTCCAGCATCGTCGCGCGCACCGGCGCGAACGTGTACGCGGTCCACCACGACCGCACCTCGCGGGACGTCGCCGTCAACGCAGCCGAGCTCGAACTGGAACTGGAGACCGACGACGCCGAACACGCCGCCGACATCGTCGACGCGCTCGAGGCCGACGGGTACGTGGTCGAGATCCTGTCGTGA